The nucleotide sequence CTTCTTTTCTTTTGTAATAGCTCGGATTGTTTTTTTAGTGCTTCTTTTACTTCATAATCAGGATGATCGAGCAATTTTTTTATTTCTTCTAACTTAAAATCAAGCTCCCGGTAAAATAGGATTTGCTGTAACCGGTCAATATCCTCTTGGCTATATTGCCGGTAGCCATTTTCCGCAACTGCAGAAGGTCTCAGCAAACCGATTTCATCATAATAACGTAGTGTGCGTGCACTCACACCCGATAGCTTGACTAGTTCGTTAATCAGCACATGATCACCTCCTATTTAGTACTATAAAGGTTGACGCAACGTGAAGGTCAATAGTTAATTATATTTTCTTAATTATTTCTATAAAAAAAGAAGCTAACCTAAGTTTTCAGGTTGCTTCAATTAACATCTTTTTCAATCTCCGGATAAACTCGAGCAAATAACTTTCAGGCAGTGCAGACATTTGTTCTAGTCCAATCTGCTTCACTTCATAATGACGAATATCATTTTCGTATTTATAACCAGTTACTTCGATTTTCTTTATTTTATGTGTCGCAAGCAATATAAATTGTTTTAAGTTTGCAGAGTATATACCATCCAGTTCTTCGCGTTGAAGAGTAAACTGCTCAATTCCTCCTGTTAATTCATAAACAAATACATTTGCAAACTCATAATCCTTTATTTTTTCATTGTCTATACTGTACGGGATGACTCCAAGTGACGTTAATTGCGAAAACATTACGTTAATCCCTACTTCTTCCTCTAATTCGCGTACACCATCCTCAATCGACTCCGTTGCCAGTATATGACCAGCTGCCGTAATATCAAATTGGTTTGGATAGTCCTTTTTATTTTTGCTTCTCAGCTGTAGATAAATGCGCCATTCAGAATCTGTTTTTTCAATAATCCAGCAATGAAACACTTCATGCCAATAACCTTTTGCATGAACTAGATCACGATGTTCAATGCCCGTTTCCTTATAATATTGATCAAATACTTTTAAACGTTCATTCACAAGATCCGCTCCTTTTATACAAAAAAACGCTAAGTACATGTAACAGTACTTAGCGTTTTTCATTTTTCTATGTATGACCCGTACGGGATTCGAACCCGTGTTACCGCCGTGAAAGG is from Solibacillus isronensis and encodes:
- a CDS encoding NUDIX hydrolase, which codes for MNERLKVFDQYYKETGIEHRDLVHAKGYWHEVFHCWIIEKTDSEWRIYLQLRSKNKKDYPNQFDITAAGHILATESIEDGVRELEEEVGINVMFSQLTSLGVIPYSIDNEKIKDYEFANVFVYELTGGIEQFTLQREELDGIYSANLKQFILLATHKIKKIEVTGYKYENDIRHYEVKQIGLEQMSALPESYLLEFIRRLKKMLIEAT